In Homo sapiens chromosome 11, GRCh38.p14 Primary Assembly, one DNA window encodes the following:
- the KCNJ11 gene encoding ATP-sensitive inward rectifier potassium channel 11 isoform 1 (isoform 1 is encoded by transcript variant 1) — protein sequence MLSRKGIIPEEYVLTRLAEDPAKPRYRARQRRARFVSKKGNCNVAHKNIREQGRFLQDVFTTLVDLKWPHTLLIFTMSFLCSWLLFAMAWWLIAFAHGDLAPSEGTAEPCVTSIHSFSSAFLFSIEVQVTIGFGGRMVTEECPLAILILIVQNIVGLMINAIMLGCIFMKTAQAHRRAETLIFSKHAVIALRHGRLCFMLRVGDLRKSMIISATIHMQVVRKTTSPEGEVVPLHQVDIPMENGVGGNSIFLVAPLIIYHVIDANSPLYDLAPSDLHHHQDLEIIVILEGVVETTGITTQARTSYLADEILWGQRFVPIVAEEDGRYSVDYSKFGNTVKVPTPLCTARQLDEDHSLLEALTLASARGPLRKRSVPMAKAKPKFSISPDSLS from the coding sequence ATGCTGTCCCGCAAGGGCATCATCCCCGAGGAATACGTGCTGACACGCCTGGCAGAGGACCCTGCCAAGCCCAGGTACCGTGCCCGCCAGCGGAGGGCCCGCTTTGTGTCCAAGAAAGGCAACTGCAACGTGGCCCACAAGAACATCCGGGAGCAGGGCCGCTTCCTGCAGGACGTGTTCACCACGCTGGTGGACCTCAAGTGGCCACACACATTGCTCATCTTCACCATGTCCTTCCTGTGCAGCTGGCTGCTCTTCGCCATGGCCTGGTGGCTCATCGCCTTCGCCCACGGTGACCTGGCCCCCAGCGAGGGCACTGCTGAGCCCTGTGTCACCAGCATCCACTCCTTCTCGTCTGCCTTCCTTTTCTCCATTGAGGTCCAAGTGACTATTGGCTTTGGGGGGCGCATGGTGACTGAGGAGTGCCCACTGGCCATCCTGATCCTCATCGTGCAGAACATCGTGGGGCTCATGATCAACGCCATCATGCTTGGCTGCATCTTCATGAAGACTGCCCAAGCCCACCGCAGGGCTGAGACCCTCATCTTCAGCAAGCATGCGGTGATCGCCCTGCGCCACGGCCGCCTCTGCTTCATGCTACGTGTGGGTGACCTCCGCAAGAGCATGATCATCAGCGCCACCATCCACATGCAGGTGGTACGCAAGACCACCAGCCCCGAGGGCGAGGTGGTGCCCCTCCACCAGGTGGACATCCCCATGGAGAACGGCGTGGGTGGCAACAGCATCTTCCTGGTGGCCCCGCTGATCATCTACCATGTCATTGATGCCAACAGCCCACTCTACGACCTGGCACCCAGCGACCTGCACCACCACCAGGACCTCGAGATCATCGTCATCCTGGAAGGCGTGGTGGAAACCACGGGCATCACCACCCAGGCCCGCACCTCCTACCTGGCCGATGAGATCCTGTGGGGCCAGCGCTTTGTGCCCATTGTAGCTGAGGAGGACGGACGTTACTCTGTGGACTACTCCAAGTTTGGCAACACCGTCAAAGTGCCCACACCACTCTGCACGGCCCGCCAGCTTGATGAGGACCACAGCCTACTGGAAGCTCTGACCCTCGCCTCAGCCCGCGGGCCCCTGCGCAAGCGCAGCGTGCCCATGGCCAAGGCCAAGCCCAAGTTCAGCATCTCTCCAGATTCCCTGTCCTGA
- the KCNJ11 gene encoding ATP-sensitive inward rectifier potassium channel 11 isoform 2 (isoform 2 is encoded by transcript variant 4): MAWWLIAFAHGDLAPSEGTAEPCVTSIHSFSSAFLFSIEVQVTIGFGGRMVTEECPLAILILIVQNIVGLMINAIMLGCIFMKTAQAHRRAETLIFSKHAVIALRHGRLCFMLRVGDLRKSMIISATIHMQVVRKTTSPEGEVVPLHQVDIPMENGVGGNSIFLVAPLIIYHVIDANSPLYDLAPSDLHHHQDLEIIVILEGVVETTGITTQARTSYLADEILWGQRFVPIVAEEDGRYSVDYSKFGNTVKVPTPLCTARQLDEDHSLLEALTLASARGPLRKRSVPMAKAKPKFSISPDSLS; encoded by the coding sequence ATGGCCTGGTGGCTCATCGCCTTCGCCCACGGTGACCTGGCCCCCAGCGAGGGCACTGCTGAGCCCTGTGTCACCAGCATCCACTCCTTCTCGTCTGCCTTCCTTTTCTCCATTGAGGTCCAAGTGACTATTGGCTTTGGGGGGCGCATGGTGACTGAGGAGTGCCCACTGGCCATCCTGATCCTCATCGTGCAGAACATCGTGGGGCTCATGATCAACGCCATCATGCTTGGCTGCATCTTCATGAAGACTGCCCAAGCCCACCGCAGGGCTGAGACCCTCATCTTCAGCAAGCATGCGGTGATCGCCCTGCGCCACGGCCGCCTCTGCTTCATGCTACGTGTGGGTGACCTCCGCAAGAGCATGATCATCAGCGCCACCATCCACATGCAGGTGGTACGCAAGACCACCAGCCCCGAGGGCGAGGTGGTGCCCCTCCACCAGGTGGACATCCCCATGGAGAACGGCGTGGGTGGCAACAGCATCTTCCTGGTGGCCCCGCTGATCATCTACCATGTCATTGATGCCAACAGCCCACTCTACGACCTGGCACCCAGCGACCTGCACCACCACCAGGACCTCGAGATCATCGTCATCCTGGAAGGCGTGGTGGAAACCACGGGCATCACCACCCAGGCCCGCACCTCCTACCTGGCCGATGAGATCCTGTGGGGCCAGCGCTTTGTGCCCATTGTAGCTGAGGAGGACGGACGTTACTCTGTGGACTACTCCAAGTTTGGCAACACCGTCAAAGTGCCCACACCACTCTGCACGGCCCGCCAGCTTGATGAGGACCACAGCCTACTGGAAGCTCTGACCCTCGCCTCAGCCCGCGGGCCCCTGCGCAAGCGCAGCGTGCCCATGGCCAAGGCCAAGCCCAAGTTCAGCATCTCTCCAGATTCCCTGTCCTGA